GACTTTGGCCTTGCTCTTGTGGCCGATCGCATTTCCTTGCAGGGTGGAACGCTCGATCTTGATGCTGCTGTCAGTCATGGAGTCCTCCTGGATGGAACGGGCTGAGGCGGTGACGTAGTTGATGACCGGTGGCGGGGATGGTGAGGGAAAGACCGGCATTGCCTTGTAGGCGTGTTCGTTCAGATGAACCTCGCTCGGGCCTGGAGGCGCCTCCCGCGGACCGAGTTCGGCCGGAAGCGCGTTGATCAGTGCTTCTGCGAGATCTGACGGGGATCGGTACCGACGGGCTGAATGCGGGTGCAGGGCATCCTTCAACAGCCACTGCATGGCCGGCGGAACCCCCGGTAGGTCGTCGCGGACCAGCGCCTCCGCGTCCACAGAATTGTCCGGCTTCAGCGGCAACTGGTGTTCGGGATGGACCAGTTCGTACAGTACGGCCACCAGCGCACGGGCGTCGTGCTCGGGCCCTCGGATGTCGCCGTCGCCCATCGCCGATCGGTAGTAGCGCGAACCTTGCGGGGTCAGCAGCGGGCGGGGCTCGGGTCCCGCACTCACGCACCCGTACCCCCAGCCGACCACGAACACCTCTCGATTGTCGTTCTGCGCGTCGCCGGACAGGATCAGGTTGGCGGGGCGGATGTCCCCGTGCGACATGCGCTGGTTCTCCCACACATTCTGGAGTGTCCAGCATGCCATCAGCACCCAACGGGCGGCTTTCACCGGATCGATGGACGGGGTCGATACAAGGTGATCGCCCAGTGAGAATCCGTTGACCCGCTCGTAGACGAGCCAGCTTCCCCGGACTTCCCAGCGTGGAGGAACTCCCTGCATCTGTTCGTATGCGTCGCCACCGAGCACCCTCGTGATCTCGCGAAGCACGTTGCGATCCGCTTCGGGGTAGTACTTGGCGATGTACTTGGTCGACGGATCGTCCCGGTGCACGACCACGCAGGACCGCTTGTCGGACGGAGAGATGCGATCCTGCACCTGGTAGCCGGCAGTGCGCAGCTCTCGCTCATGCGGGTGCATCCCGTCCGGGTCTTCCTCCGGAGGGCCGCTCTGCTCCTTGAGCCATCCCTGCACGATTCCATTCGCCCAGGAAAGGCAGTTGCCCTCGAGGACCAGCAATCCGTAGTCCAGGTAGTCGTCCAACTGCCGCCGTTCCTCCTCGGTGAGAGCACGGCGCACCTGCAGTTCGTCCGGATCGGTGTCCAGTTCGCTGTCGATCTTGAAGAACAGGTCCGGGATCCGGGCGCCGCTCGCGTAGGGGTCCGCGATGTCCAGCACGGCTTGACGCTGCCTCCTGACCCACTCGCCGGCCTCGTCCACGAGCTGTTGGTCGATGACCGTACGATTCAGCTGCTCAAGCAGCTCGGCGAGCCTCTTGCCCATCATGTGGACGTGCTGAGGATGCCCCCGTGTCTTGTCATAGACGAGCTCGGCAGCAGAGGCGAGCACTTGGACGGTGTTGTCGAAGCCCTGGTGAACGATCTGCAGGGTCGCCTGACGGTCCAATGGACCGATGCGCATGGGCTGGGAGAAGTCCTGCTGCGACAGCGTGCCTTCGAGGGACTGGCGCAACTGTTCGGTGGTGCAGGAGCCGCTGAAGAGCAGAGCCAGAGTTCCGTCGAGTTTCAGCGCGCGCAGAACGCCCATGTCGTTCGCCTTGGCCTGAGCGTTCGGATAGCGGTTCAGCAGTTCCTGGAACTCGTCGACGACGATCAGCAGAGCGATCTCCTCGTTCGGCCACACCTCGCGGCGCAGGCGCCGCCACCAGCGGCGGAAGTTCACACTGTTGTCCCCGGGAAGCTCCACGCCGCTGAGGTCGCGGCCGTACACGTCCTCGATCCGGTCCAAGACCGAGTTGGCGATCTGCTGAAGCATCGGGGCCGACCCCGGATTCGTCTCCTGTCCGTCGACCAGAACGGTGAGGGCACGGGGAATGCGCCATTCCGCCGGCGTCAGCAGCTCGCCGCCTGCCCCGCTGTGCATGCGCATCAGTTCATGGATGATCGATGTCTTGCCGGCTCGCCGAGAGCCCATCATGACGAGTGACGGCACCGAGTGCCGGTGAGCATCCGCGTACACGGTGCGCAGACGTTCAAGCTCGCTCGTGCGTCCGACGAACATGCCCGGCACTGCCGGTTCGCCCGGCCGGAACTTGGACACGACTGCTTCCTGACGCACGAGCTGCTTCACCTGCACGGTGAACAGTGCCGTTTCCGTCTCGTCCCCGTTGGCCGGCGTCCCGGAGAGCTCGACGGTGAGTTCGCGGTCGGAGGCGGGGACCGCGAGGAAACACCCGACGGTGTTCGACGCCTTCAGCTCCCCCAGAGACCTCTCGTGGCCGAGCACCGTGACCTTGGTGTCACGCAGATCCCGGCCTGCGCGCACGACGAGTTGGAGCTCGACCGGCCCGTTGCTGAGCCGTGTCGCGGTAGATCGCCGCAGGGTGACGGAGCCTTCGGACGACGTCGCACCCGACAGCAGTTGATCGCGGCCGTAGTCGTCCCACACCGCGCGCAGCGCGTCCTGCGTGGCCTTGGCGTGGACGCCGAGCGGCTCGGAGAGATCCGGGATCAGCGCCTCTCCCGTGCGAATCCGGCTCTCGGTCTCGACTGTGTGGTCTTCGAGCGTCTCCGCCGACGCTCTGCTCGTCGGCCGAGCCTGGAACTGCTGCCACTGCTGCTGCCAGCACCTGGCGAGGCTTCGGCTCACCGCCGCGTCGAGGCCGCCTACCGCGCACTCGGCCAGCGCGTCGCCGACTTCCTTGAGGTGGTCTCCGAGCTTCGGACTCCTCAGCAGCTCCTTCGTCGCGGACACCAGAGACGCGAGCTTCTCGGACGGCTCTGCCGCCGCTTCGGCGACCCGCCCGGCCAGAATCTGGTCGGCGTAGGCGTGCGGGTCCGGCAGCCCCGCCTCTTCGAAGGCGCCGGCCAGCCGGGAGCAGACCGTGTGGTGAGGCGCTCCGCTCTTCAGCGCTCGCTCGAAGGCGGCGACTGCGGTCCGGTACTGTCCTCGGCGGGCACAGGCCGTCCCGAGCAGCAAGGCCCGCGTCGTTACTTCCTTCTGTGCCGCTCTGCCCTGCGAGCGCCGCACCTTGCCGCTCAGGAACCTGTGCAGGCGGACGGGATCGTCCTCGAGGAACTCGTACACACGCTGCAACTGCGCCTCGGTCAAAGGCTGGACGCCGCTGTTCAGGGCCTCGGGTGTGCCGGCCGCGAGCGCGGTGTCGACCAGGACGTCACCGGGTGGTGGGGTCGGCTGGCGCAGTAGGTCCAGCGCCTGGGCCACCAGGGACCTTTCCCCCGCCTCGTCCGCGAGGACGGCCGCCAGCGCGGCCGGTGTGGAACTGCGCCGGGGGTCCAGCCGTGCGTGCAGCAGGAGCAGTTCCACCGCGGCGACGGGCATGTCAGCCATCTCGCGGTCGGTGAGCAGTCCGGCATGGGCCAGCAGCTGGTCCTGGTCGGAGTACCAGACAGGTGAGACGGAGAGCAGCCTCACCGCCTCGGCGTATTCACGACGGGCGCAGGCGAGGTACACGAGGACTTCCTGTCGGTCCTGACGGGAACCGATCAGCGACGCGACCGTACGGGCCTCCTCGTCCCGCTCCGCGTTGATCAGGCAGACCGCGGCCACCGTTGAGACGCGTGCGTAGCGGGGCTTCCTGGCGACGAGCTCCAGGGCGTGATCCGAGGCGAGCTCCCATTCCTCGTTCGCGGCCGCTTCCAGCAGATCCTGCGCTTCCTCCTTCGCCCAGCCGGGAAGCTGGTTCCTCAGGGCCGTCGGGCTCGTCGGGGGCTGGAACCGTGCCAGCGCCCGTACCCGGAGGTCGTCCAGGGTGGATTTGTACTCCTTCTTCAGCCTGCGCACGGTCTGCCGCCGGTCCAGACCCTGGTCGACGATGTCCCGCACTACCCGGTCAGCGGCCCGGCCCGGTGAAGGGAGAGGACCGGCTGCTTTGCGCAGGATCGCGGCCTCGGCACAGGTCGGGTTGCTCATCAGGGCCAGTTCGGCATAGCGGCCCAGGTCCTCCCGGGCTCCCAACTGCTGGGAGAGCTTCGCCAGGGAGAGATGGAACTCGAAGTGAGCGTCGTTGGAGTGGTAGGGCTCCAAGAGGGCACGCAGCTCCTGTGCACGCCCGAGCACCCTCGCCACGCGGACCGCCGGGGCGAGCAGCTCGAAGTTCGCCTGGGTCCTCTCGATCCATTCCGTCAAGAGTTCCCAGGCGGGGCCCGGACGCTGCGCCGCCTCCAGGACCATCGCCAGGCCGGCTGCCGTGGCGGCGTCCGGCGTGAGGGAGAACAGTTCCCGCATGATCGGCACATAACGCCCGGCCTCCTGGACGTCACCCAGGCGCATCGCCTTCCGCACCGCGTCGGCCGCGTTGCGGAAGGCGCTGACACTGGGGGCGCTGCGGCATTGCGCGATCAGACGGGCCGCCTCGACCTCCGCCTCGGCGAGAGACCGGTGCTGGACGGAAGGGGACGACGAGGCCGGACGTGAGGAGGCGCTGCCCCGCGCATCGTCCGGCTGCGCGATGGTGCGCCGTCGGACAGAAACCAGTCCCGTCTGCTCGGGTACCTTACGGCCGATCTCCGTGAAGAAGTCGTCGAGGGCGGCCTGCTGGTCCGGCGACGGCTGACGGGGCAGCACGCGCAGACAGTATTCGAAGGTCGTGGCAGCGGCGTGGAGCTGGCCTGTGGCCGCATAGGCGCATCCCAGGTTCCAGGCCGCTCCCGCCGTGAGCCACAGGGTGTCGGCCCACTGGTCGTGCAGGTGCAAAGCGTCTTCCGGGCGTCCGGCCAGGACCAGGTAGCCCAGCGCGTTCGCGAGGGCGACCGGATGATCACGGACTGCAGCCGCCCACGCGTCGGCGATGTAGTCGAGGGTTGATCCGGGCGGTGGCTGCTGGGCCAGACGAATACCGGGCTCGGTGGCCACCGGGCCGCTGATGGTCGCGGTCCTGGGCTTCAGTTCTCGCCGGGCGGCCGGCTGTCGCGCTCCCGCTTCGCGCATGCGCGGTGGCCTCTTGGGCAGCAGCTCGTTCGGCATCCCGGCTTCACGCGCCGCCCGGTCACGGAGCAGCAGCATCCGGGGAAGCTTTTCCGGTGGCGTCCATGACACGCACCTCTGCAGGAGTTCGGCCGCTTCCCCCGCCCTGCCGCCGTCAAGCAGCCAGTAGGAGACCTCACGTACCAGATAGTCGTCGCCTGTCCCCTCCACGTCCTCGAGGAGAACCGCAAAGGGCAGTCCGTTCGGAATCGGTGTCTGAGTGTTGCGGAGCCCCGACACGATGTCGGAGATCGTGATACCTCCCTGTCCGGACGTGGCACGGGCCTCCCACAGTGCGTCGAGCAGACCGCCGGCGCGGAGCCTGTCCTCCAGGGTCCGGAAGACGAGGGTTTCCCCATGAGCGGTTTTCGGGTCACCGGTCCCCGTTGTCACGACCCCTGACCCAGCAGCGGGCGACGAACTACCCGAGTCGGTCATCGCGCGGAGGCGCTGCTCCAGAGGGCCGGTCCATGTGTCCGGCGCTCCCAGGGCACGCGCCTGGTTCAGCACATTTCGTGCGACGACGGTGTCGAGGCACCGCGGATCGAGCGCCGTACGGGCCAGCTCGACGTAATGCCGCCAGACGAGCGCGCCCGGCGTCTCGCCGATCCGGGTGATCACCGCCCGCGCGCGCGCCAGGTCACCCGACTCCCGGCAGATGCGCAGCATGAGAAAGGCCCCTGGCGACGAAGCGTTCTCGCCGAGCACCTGTTCCAGCAGACGGGCCGCGTCCTCCGTCCGCCCCGACTCGTACAGATGCTTGGCCAGCGACTCGCTGGTCTGGCTGCCGCCGGCCGAGTGCTGGACGGTCGGCTGCGGAGCGGCAGCCGCCAACGGCGACTGGACGCCGTGCTGGGCACAGAACGAGGTCACGGAGTCCAGCTGCTCGCGCGACATTTTCCCGGGCAGGATCCGGTACATGACCTTGAGGGACTCCACGGCGTGGCCCACTAGACCGACCGCCGCGTACGCGCAGGCGATGTTCCAGGCCGCGGACGCGTTGAGGTACTGGCGGCGCCCGTAACGGCGGTAGACGTCAAGTCCTTCAGTCGAGCGTCCGGCCAGCACATGCCATCCCACGGCCGGCCCCAGGGCCGACGTGAATCCCGCCGCCCGGGCCTCGGCGTAGGCACGGGCCGCCCGCGGCGCATCGTGAAGGGCGACGGCGTCGATCAGTTCCGCCATGGCGGGTCTTTCGGCGAATGAACGGGGTACCTTGCCCAGTCGTGGTTCCAGAGGGAGGATCCCGGCCTTGGCGGCGTACAAGGACAGGTGCTCGGGCGGCAGAGGCGGATGGCCGAGGTGGAACACCTTCTCGGCCCGGGTGTACTCGCCGCAGGACTGGAGCGCCTGTTCCAGCAGATGCCAGGTCATCGGGCGCAGCGCGGCCGCGAACCGCAGCTCGGAGCGTTCCAGCAGTTCGGCGGCTGCCCGGGGGTCGACCTGCAGCAGCTGCCGAGCAGTGCGGTGCACCGCCTCGTCGTCGCCGGACTGCGCGAGTTGGTGCAGGGCCTGCTGAGCCTCGGCCACTATCGCCGGGGTGGCGTCGAACCGCCTGCTGGCCAGGATCCGCGTCCTCAGGGCCTCGCTCGGATCGTCGACGACCGTGTCGGAGGCCCGCAGACGGGTGTCGAGAGTGCTTCCCGCAACGGTTTCGTGGTACGCGGACGTCGTCCCCGACGGAACAGAATCCTCAAGGGGTGGCGGCGGTGTTCCGGCAGGTCCGCCGGCCTGGCCCGCGGCCGGCCCCCTCTCCCGGGGCGCCGACCGGCCGAGGCGCTGCTCAACGGCGTTCAGATAGCGCGCGGCCGCACGCAAGTCCCTGTCTTTGAGGTATCTTTCGGCGGTTCGCAGATCAAGGTCTTCTTCGGTCTGATCGCTCAGCGTTTCACGGCATGTCTCGAGTCGGCGGGCGAGATCCATCTCCTCCCGGGCCTCGGCGAGCATGTCGATCCCCTGCTCGGCGTCCTCCAGATCCCCGCGTGCCAGTGCCTCCATGACGAGAGAGCGCAGGGGGAGCAGATCCTCGGAACCCGGTCCTTCGCCGGGTGACGCCAGAGCCCGCGCCTGTTCCCGGAGTCCTTCCAGAGGCGCCAACGCCTCGTTCAACACATGACGAGGGATGCCGGAATGCCGGACCACCAGGGCGACCCGGGGGCGGGCGAGCGGATCGGCCTCCTCGAGGACCCGCTGCGCCAGAAACGGCAGGAGGGAAGCTCCGTCGTCCGTACGCGGCGAGTCGATTTCGGACTGGTCCAGCGCTGCCGTGAGCACGGACGCGAGCGTCGCGTCGAGGCCGGTTCTGAACAGATCCTCCGGGCGGGGAATCCGCGGCGCTTCCCAGGGAAAGGCGTCCGCTAGTTCGAGCAACCGCTCAACCTGCGCGACCACCTCGGTCGTGGCCTTCACCAACTGCCGGTGGCGGAAGGACTGCTGGTCCTGCTGGAAACGTACGACCCCGGCGACCAAATCCTCCGGGCTGTGGGACAACAGCCCGTAGTCGTTAAGCCGACCGTCGGCCACGTCGCTGAGCAAGTTGGCAACTGGCTGGACGAACAGGCCTTGGGTGACGGCGCGGTCGGTCCCCGCCAAACTCTGGGTGAGATCGCGCAGCTTCTCGGCCTGCTTCCTCAGCAGGCCGGAACCGAGGGAGTTCAGCAGGGTCCCGGACGACGTGCCGTCAACCGTCTCCGCTAACTGGTGTGTCAAAGGCGCCGGGAGAGCCTGGACCGTACGGAACAGATCAGTACGGCCGCGCCCCTCCCACGCTTTCGACGACCAGTCCAGAAGCTGTGCCAGCGCCAGGTCGCCGGACTCGAGTGCCGCTTCCGACAGCCACGACCCGAGCTCCGCACCCGGACCTCCGTCGACGATCCTTTCCGGCCGTTCGGCGGCGGCTGACGAAAGGATGGCGATCCGGCGCTGCATCAGCACCACGAACGGAGCCGTCGCCCGGAGATGCTCGACAGGCCAGGGCGTCTCCCGCTCACGGTGGCTCGCGATGAAACGGACAAGCTGACGGGCTGTCTCCTGGGAGGTCCCGGCCACGGACGTCTCGAACGACCCGCTGCTCTGCACCGTCTTACACCCCCGTGATACCTGGCAAGTCATGCGTTACTCACGGAGTATCGAGGCTTTTCCGGGGTGCCTCCACTTCACGGGTGTCCCCGGATCCGCGTTGACACCGTTCTGTGACAAGGAGAGGACGGTCGGAGCCGTTACGGCCGGTGGTGATGGTCCCGGTGAGCCTTGCAGAGCGGCATCGATCCGGTGACGGCCTGGGTGCCCGCGACCTCCAGAGCCGCCGTTGGCGTGGTGTTCGAAGCCTCGACCTGCCGACCCAGGAGCGCCTGGATTTCCTGTCCTTCCCTCTTCTTTACAACTGCGGGCATGAAGCACCTGGCCGGCTGGCGCCCGGCCAGCTCAAGACCCAGAAACGAGGGCCCTGGACGCAACATCGCCCTGCTCTCATCGTCCCCAGGTCATCCGCCCGCACCGAGCGCGGCTGGGACGGCGTCCGGTACGAGCGTCTGTTCCCAGAGTCGCCCTAAGTCGCGCAGTTCCCTTGGACAGCGGGCATCGCCTACTCGCGGGGGCTGGCCGTCTCGGAGCACGGCGGTTTGGCCGACGAGCCGGACCGTTCGCGTAGTCGGGTGCGGGTGCGAAGCGACTCGGGCCTGCGCCATCGAGATCGGTCCTGTTGACGCTGATCTGGTCGGCCGGTGTCTCAAAGTGCTCAGCACGGGATCACCGGGTCCTAGGGTCGGATGCGTCGTGTGATCTCGGAGGAGCCGGAACAGCTGTGACTGACGGACGAGTTGTTGTCGTGACCGGTGGAGGCTCGGGCATCGGGGAGGCCACCGCTCGGCTGTTGCGCGAAGGAGGTCACCATGTGGTCGTCTCGGGCCGGCGGAGCGAGCCGTTGCGACGTCTCGAACGGGAGATCGGGGTGCTTGCGCACCCCTCCGATGTGAGGGACCCGGAGGCTGCCGACGGTCTTGTCCAGGCGGCCCTGGACGCGTACGGACGGCTCGACGGACTCGTGCTCAACGCGGGCATCGGGCGCGGTGGGACCGTGGGCGACCTGTCGTTGGAGGACTGGGACGAGGTGATGCGCACCAACGTCACCGGTCCGCTGCTGCTTCTGCGCGCTGCGATCCCGCACCTGCTGGAGGCGAGAGGGGCGGTGGTCGCCGTCGCTTCGGTGTCCGCCTTGCGCAACGGCGCGAGCAACGCCCCGTACGCCACGTCCAAGGCGGCCCTGCTTCAACTCTCCCGTTCCGTCGCCGTCGACTACGGGCGTCAGGGGGTGCGGGCCAACATCGTGTGCCCGAGCTGGGTGAGAAGCGAGATGGCCGACCGCCGCATGGCGCGCTTCGCGGCCGAGGCGGATCTGCGGGGTGAGGGCGTGGACGGCGCTTATGAGGAGGTGACCGGACTTCTTCCCCTGGGGCGTCCGGGTGAGCCTCGTGAGATCGCGGAGACCATCGGCTGGCTGCTGTCCCCGGCGGCGTCCTATGTGAACGGAGCCGTGCTCACCGTCGACGGCGGGGCGACCGCCCTGGATCCCGGGACGCTGGCGTTCGACTTCCGTGTCGCGCCCCGCCACGACGAGGCGCCTGGCACTCCTCGGTAGCGGCCCGGACCCGCGACCGCCGTGCCGCCCGCCCGTCACTCGCGGTGGGTCGGTGCTCCCGCGTCGACGGGCTCGTCGTGCCAGGGCAGCGCGTCCGTCATCGACGGCCATGTCCGGGCGATCCCCAGCGGGGTCGCGGGGCCGCCGTGCTCCACGCCTGGCAAGGGGCGGGGGACGGGGGCGCATCCACGAGCTTGGCCGTCGGGCCTGGCTCAGTGCGCCGTCCAGTGCGGCGTCGGCGAGGCGACAGGCGCCAGGTGACGCGCAGGGCGCTCCGTGACTGGAGGGGAACGGGAGCCCTCAGTGGATCAGTTGGCACCTTTTCATCCGCCGAGTACGGGGCGGCCCGGCCGTTCGTGGCCTCACGGTGCCTGAGAGTGGGTCTCCGCCAGGGCTTCCGTCTCGTGCGTGCGGCGGGTGCCGGCGGTGAACTCGTGCGTGTACGTCGCCTCGCCCATCGTCGTGCGCAGGCGGGCCGTGATGCGTTCCACGTCGCCCCGTTCCGCCGGGGGGTGCGGGGCGCCCGCGCGTTCCCGGGTCGCCGCCGCCGTGCCGAGGAGGCGGGTCGCGCGGTGCGGGGCGCCTGCCAGGGAGTAGGCACCGGCCAGGCCTTCGAGGGCCAGGGCGACCGAGCGGGGGTCCTTGGTCGTCGCGGCGGCGGCGAGGCCGTCCCGGTGGTGGGCCAGGGCCCGGTCGGCGTCGCCGCGCTGTTCGGCGATGAAGCCCAGTTCGGCCAGGACCAGCGCGAGGCCGGGGCCGTCACCGCGGCGGCGGTTCCAGGCGAGCCAGGGACGCAGCCACTCCTCGGCGGTGTCGAGGCTGCCCTGGCGGCGGGCGCTCAGCGCCAGGCCCAGCGCGGCGAACTGCTCGGCCGGCTGGTTGCCCTGCCCGACCGCGATCCGCAGGGCGCGGGTGTGCAGGTCGTCGGCCTCGTCGTAGCGCTGGGTGAGCAGGGCGATCCTGCCGAGACCCGACAGTTTCGTAGACATCTCGGGCCAGGCCTCCAGGGCCTGGGCGATCCGCAGGCTCTCCCGGTGCAGCTGGGCCGCGAGGTCGTAGTCGCCGTTGATCTCGGCGAGCCTGCCGAGCACGTCCGTCGTCTTCAACCGGCCCCATAGATCGCCCAGTTCCGCGAAGTGGGCGCGGGCCTCCTCGGCGTTGCCGCGCAGCGACTCCAGGTCACCGCGGGCCAGGGCGAAGCACGCGCGGGTGGTCAGCGCGGCGGCGGTGCCCCACGCGTCGCGCAGGGTACGGAAGCGGACCAGGACGCGCTCGACCCGCTGCTCGCCCTTGGCCAGGGCCCCCACCGTCCACTGCGCGTGCGCCAGGAACCACTGCGCTCTGGCCGACTCCACGGTGGACTCGGGCGGGTCCTCCTCCAGGACGGCGCACTCCCGCTCGTGCTCGCCGAGCAGCAGCCGGATGCCCGTGTACCAGAACTCCGCCTCCATACGCTCCTCGGGCGCGGCCTCGCCCGCCGTGTCCAGGGCCGTGGCCAGCGCCCTGCGGGCCTCGCCGAGCCGGCCGCGGACGTACCAGTACCAGGTCAGCGAGTTGACCAGGCGCAGTGCCTCCTGCGCGGCCCCGGCCCGGTCGGCCTCGGCCAGCGCGCGCTGCACATTGGCCGCCTCCAGGTCCAGGTACTGGAACCAGCGGGACTGCTCCCGTTCGTGCAGATGCGGCCGGGCCCGCTCGGCGAGGCGGACGCAGTGGCGCAGGTGACGGGCGGCGGTCGCGGCGTGCTCACCGGACTCGGCGAGCTTGTCACGCGCGTAGACCGCGACCGACTCCAGCAGCCGGTAGCGCGGGCCCTGCGGTCCCTCGGTGCGGACGGCCAGCGAGCGCTCCACGAGCAGGCTCAGCGCGTCGAGGACCTCGGCGGGGGACACGCCGCCGCCGGAGCACACCTCCTCCGCGGCCCGCGGCCCGCACCCCTCGCCGAACACCGACAGCCTGCGCAGCACGGTCCGTTCGCGCTCGTCGAGCAGCCCCCAGCTCCAGTCCAGCGTGGCCTGCAGTGTCCGGTGGCGCGACGGGGCGTCCCGGTAACCGTTGTTGAGCACTTTGAAGCGGTCGTCGAGCCGGTCGTGCAGCTCCCGGATGCCCAGCGACCGCACGCGCGTGGCGGCCAGTTCCAGAGCGAGCGGGATGCCGTCGAGACGCCGGCACACGTCGGCGACCAGGGGGGCGGTGGTGGCGTCGAGCACGAAGTCGGGGTCCGTCGCCCGGGTCCGGTCCACGAAGAGACGTACGGCGCCCGCACCCGCCAGTGCGTCCAGGTCCGGATGGCCGTCCTCCGGGGGCAGCGACAGCGGCGTCACCGGGTACACCGTCTCGTCCCGCGTGCGCAGGGGTTCCTGGCTGGTCGTCAGGATGTGCAGGTGGGGGGCCCGGCCCAGCAGCAGGCCCGCCAGCCGCGCGACGCCCTCCACGACGTGTTCGCAGTTGTCCAGCACGAGCAGCAGACGTCGCCCGGCCAGGGCGTTCGCCAGACGGTCCGCCGGGCCCCTGGCGTCGTCGTCCGAGGTGTTCTCCCGGATGCCCAGCGTCGCCATCACCTGCTCGGCCAGCGCCTCCGCACCGGCGAACCGCTCCAGGCCCCCGGCGTCCGCCAGCTCCACGAGCCAGGTGCCCCCGCCGAACGCGCCCGCCAGACTCTCCGCCGTCGCCTGAGCGAGCCGGGTCTTGCCGACGCCGCCCGGGCCGGTGAGCGTCACCAGGCGCCGCTGTAAGAGCAGGGCCCGGACCGCCCGCAGATCCTGCTCGCGGCCCACCAGAGGCGAGGCCGAACCGGCGGGACCCGGACCCGCATGCGCCCCGGCGGGTCCGGGTCCCGCACTCACCTGCGACCCGGCGGCGGACGGCGCCGGCGGCTCCGGTCTCGCCAGGAGCGGGTCGTGGCGCAGGACGGCCCGCTGCAGCGCCTCCAGGGACGGGCCGGGGGTCAGCCCCAGCTCCTCGTCGAGCCGGCGCCGCAGATCGTTGAAGCAGTCGAGTGCGTCGGAGGAACGCCCCGCCTGGTACAGCGCCCACATCAGCGCGCCCCGCAGCCCCTCGCGCAGCGGATGCTGCTCCACCAGCTCCGTCAGCTCGCCCACCAGCAGGCTGTGCTCACCCAACTCCAGCCGCACCGCGGCCTGTTCCTCCACCGCCGTCAGGCGGTCCTCCTCCAGGCTCGCCGCGGCCGGCCGCAGGGACGGCTGGTCGGCGAACTCGGCGAAGGCCGGCCCGCGCCACAGCGCCAGCGCCTCGGTGTACAGCGCCGCCCGTGT
The Streptomyces tuirus genome window above contains:
- a CDS encoding AAA family ATPase; protein product: MVLMQRRIAILSSAAAERPERIVDGGPGAELGSWLSEAALESGDLALAQLLDWSSKAWEGRGRTDLFRTVQALPAPLTHQLAETVDGTSSGTLLNSLGSGLLRKQAEKLRDLTQSLAGTDRAVTQGLFVQPVANLLSDVADGRLNDYGLLSHSPEDLVAGVVRFQQDQQSFRHRQLVKATTEVVAQVERLLELADAFPWEAPRIPRPEDLFRTGLDATLASVLTAALDQSEIDSPRTDDGASLLPFLAQRVLEEADPLARPRVALVVRHSGIPRHVLNEALAPLEGLREQARALASPGEGPGSEDLLPLRSLVMEALARGDLEDAEQGIDMLAEAREEMDLARRLETCRETLSDQTEEDLDLRTAERYLKDRDLRAAARYLNAVEQRLGRSAPRERGPAAGQAGGPAGTPPPPLEDSVPSGTTSAYHETVAGSTLDTRLRASDTVVDDPSEALRTRILASRRFDATPAIVAEAQQALHQLAQSGDDEAVHRTARQLLQVDPRAAAELLERSELRFAAALRPMTWHLLEQALQSCGEYTRAEKVFHLGHPPLPPEHLSLYAAKAGILPLEPRLGKVPRSFAERPAMAELIDAVALHDAPRAARAYAEARAAGFTSALGPAVGWHVLAGRSTEGLDVYRRYGRRQYLNASAAWNIACAYAAVGLVGHAVESLKVMYRILPGKMSREQLDSVTSFCAQHGVQSPLAAAAPQPTVQHSAGGSQTSESLAKHLYESGRTEDAARLLEQVLGENASSPGAFLMLRICRESGDLARARAVITRIGETPGALVWRHYVELARTALDPRCLDTVVARNVLNQARALGAPDTWTGPLEQRLRAMTDSGSSSPAAGSGVVTTGTGDPKTAHGETLVFRTLEDRLRAGGLLDALWEARATSGQGGITISDIVSGLRNTQTPIPNGLPFAVLLEDVEGTGDDYLVREVSYWLLDGGRAGEAAELLQRCVSWTPPEKLPRMLLLRDRAAREAGMPNELLPKRPPRMREAGARQPAARRELKPRTATISGPVATEPGIRLAQQPPPGSTLDYIADAWAAAVRDHPVALANALGYLVLAGRPEDALHLHDQWADTLWLTAGAAWNLGCAYAATGQLHAAATTFEYCLRVLPRQPSPDQQAALDDFFTEIGRKVPEQTGLVSVRRRTIAQPDDARGSASSRPASSSPSVQHRSLAEAEVEAARLIAQCRSAPSVSAFRNAADAVRKAMRLGDVQEAGRYVPIMRELFSLTPDAATAAGLAMVLEAAQRPGPAWELLTEWIERTQANFELLAPAVRVARVLGRAQELRALLEPYHSNDAHFEFHLSLAKLSQQLGAREDLGRYAELALMSNPTCAEAAILRKAAGPLPSPGRAADRVVRDIVDQGLDRRQTVRRLKKEYKSTLDDLRVRALARFQPPTSPTALRNQLPGWAKEEAQDLLEAAANEEWELASDHALELVARKPRYARVSTVAAVCLINAERDEEARTVASLIGSRQDRQEVLVYLACARREYAEAVRLLSVSPVWYSDQDQLLAHAGLLTDREMADMPVAAVELLLLHARLDPRRSSTPAALAAVLADEAGERSLVAQALDLLRQPTPPPGDVLVDTALAAGTPEALNSGVQPLTEAQLQRVYEFLEDDPVRLHRFLSGKVRRSQGRAAQKEVTTRALLLGTACARRGQYRTAVAAFERALKSGAPHHTVCSRLAGAFEEAGLPDPHAYADQILAGRVAEAAAEPSEKLASLVSATKELLRSPKLGDHLKEVGDALAECAVGGLDAAVSRSLARCWQQQWQQFQARPTSRASAETLEDHTVETESRIRTGEALIPDLSEPLGVHAKATQDALRAVWDDYGRDQLLSGATSSEGSVTLRRSTATRLSNGPVELQLVVRAGRDLRDTKVTVLGHERSLGELKASNTVGCFLAVPASDRELTVELSGTPANGDETETALFTVQVKQLVRQEAVVSKFRPGEPAVPGMFVGRTSELERLRTVYADAHRHSVPSLVMMGSRRAGKTSIIHELMRMHSGAGGELLTPAEWRIPRALTVLVDGQETNPGSAPMLQQIANSVLDRIEDVYGRDLSGVELPGDNSVNFRRWWRRLRREVWPNEEIALLIVVDEFQELLNRYPNAQAKANDMGVLRALKLDGTLALLFSGSCTTEQLRQSLEGTLSQQDFSQPMRIGPLDRQATLQIVHQGFDNTVQVLASAAELVYDKTRGHPQHVHMMGKRLAELLEQLNRTVIDQQLVDEAGEWVRRQRQAVLDIADPYASGARIPDLFFKIDSELDTDPDELQVRRALTEEERRQLDDYLDYGLLVLEGNCLSWANGIVQGWLKEQSGPPEEDPDGMHPHERELRTAGYQVQDRISPSDKRSCVVVHRDDPSTKYIAKYYPEADRNVLREITRVLGGDAYEQMQGVPPRWEVRGSWLVYERVNGFSLGDHLVSTPSIDPVKAARWVLMACWTLQNVWENQRMSHGDIRPANLILSGDAQNDNREVFVVGWGYGCVSAGPEPRPLLTPQGSRYYRSAMGDGDIRGPEHDARALVAVLYELVHPEHQLPLKPDNSVDAEALVRDDLPGVPPAMQWLLKDALHPHSARRYRSPSDLAEALINALPAELGPREAPPGPSEVHLNEHAYKAMPVFPSPSPPPVINYVTASARSIQEDSMTDSSIKIERSTLQGNAIGHKSKAKVTNTSSVGPDATAEKQDLGKLVAELRAEIERIHDQMDGGDANDVVTTLERLEGEVQNEQPNPGRVARLAGFLRDTLETVAGAATAFTAATQIVEAVSG
- a CDS encoding SDR family NAD(P)-dependent oxidoreductase is translated as MTDGRVVVVTGGGSGIGEATARLLREGGHHVVVSGRRSEPLRRLEREIGVLAHPSDVRDPEAADGLVQAALDAYGRLDGLVLNAGIGRGGTVGDLSLEDWDEVMRTNVTGPLLLLRAAIPHLLEARGAVVAVASVSALRNGASNAPYATSKAALLQLSRSVAVDYGRQGVRANIVCPSWVRSEMADRRMARFAAEADLRGEGVDGAYEEVTGLLPLGRPGEPREIAETIGWLLSPAASYVNGAVLTVDGGATALDPGTLAFDFRVAPRHDEAPGTPR